The DNA window GAATGCACAGGGGCCCGTCAGCTCGTCCCAAGTATAGGCCCCGCCGGGGTCGCGCCCGCGCGTGGGGTCTGGCCCGACCGGGCGCCCGATTCGTCCGTTTCACCTGCCTGCCGCCCATGAATTCCACCTTCCCGCAGTACCGCATCGTGACCGCGCAGCCCCGACGCTCGAACTGGCGTCGCAGCGCCGTGGTGCTGGCCTGGCTGCTATCGCTGCTGGTCACCGGCGCGGCGGTGTGGTGGTGGGCCGATGCGGGGTCCGCCGCCACCACCACCGCCACCGCCTCCGTGGCGGCACCGGCGCCCGCCGTGGGCGCGCCTTCCCGCCAGGTGCAGGCCGAGCTGGAGCGGCTGCGTCGCCAGGTCGCGCTGCTGGAGCAGTCCGATCGGATCAGCCGGGCCGCCAATCTGGACTTGCAGGACACCCTGGCCCAGCGCGAGACCCAGATCGCCGATCTGCGCAGCGACGTGGCCTTCTACGCGCGCTTGGTCGGACCGACCGCCGAGCGCAAGGGGCTGGGCGCGTTTTCCACGCGCTTTTCCGATCACGGCGATGGC is part of the Pseudoxanthomonas sp. JBR18 genome and encodes:
- a CDS encoding DUF6776 family protein, which codes for MNSTFPQYRIVTAQPRRSNWRRSAVVLAWLLSLLVTGAAVWWWADAGSAATTTATASVAAPAPAVGAPSRQVQAELERLRRQVALLEQSDRISRAANLDLQDTLAQRETQIADLRSDVAFYARLVGPTAERKGLGAFSTRFSDHGDGAFGYRVVLTQTLNRGAISSGKMQFSVEGTREGRREVLDWAQLHPGHAASPQAFSFRYFQELNGNVVLPAGFTPHRVRVSLLVPEQAPLQREFDWTTADA